CGTTCACGCCGGCCGATCTGGGAATTTATCGCATCATCTATGCGGTGGCCGCGCTGCTGACCGCGCCCGATATCCGTTGGATCAGCCAGTATCCGGATGTCATCTTCAATCCGCCGCCGGGGCCGATCGCATTGTTCACCGGATTCCCGTCCCTCACCGTGCTGATCGTGTTGGAGGTGCTCCGCACCGTCACCCTGCTGATGCTGGGCCTGGGTATCTGGACGAGATACGTGTCCATTGCGGCGTGGGTGATGCTGACCGTCACTGCCGGGCTGACCTACTGTTTCGGCAAGATCGACCACTCGATATTGATGGTCGTCGTGCCACTGGTATTCGCGTTTTCTGGCTGGGGGAATCGCTTTTCGATCGACGCTTTGCGCCGCGAGGGCGAGGCCCCGCCCCAGCAGCAATGGCCATTGCGCCTCATGGCGTTGTTGATCGCCTGGGCGTTCGCGGCCGCGGCGATGACGAAGCTGTTGACCGGGTGGCTGTCGTTCTCCAGTCAGGGTGCTCGGGGATACTTCGTCCTCGGCTTCCTCACCGAGGACAACGTCTATCTGTTGGCGCCGTGGGTGGCCGCCCACGATGTGACAGCGGTCTGGGAGTTCGCCGACTGGGCCACCGTCATCTTCGAATTCTCCCTGCTGTTCGCCCTGCCGTGGTGGCGGGCGTTCAGGACGGCGCTCGCGGTGGCGACGACCTTCCATCTCGGCGTGCTGTTCGTCATGAACATCGATTTCAGCCACGCGGTGGTCGCCTACGCCGCGTTCGTGTCCTGGGGCGCCATCGCCGCCCGGCTCGGCCGCTACCGGCCGCTCCGCACGCTGGCCCGGCTCTTCGACCCGGGCGCCGAGCCCCTCGCCGGCCCGCCCGCATACCTACTCCTGGGGCTGGCCACAATCGCCGTCGGCGGTGGCACCTGGTATCTGATGATCAACCCACTGGGGGAGCTACCCACCGGGTCGCTACTGGGCAATGTGTTCATCGTGGTGGCCGGGCTCGGCGGCCTGACCTACCTCGCGCTGGAACTGCGCAACGTGGTGTGGGGACGCCGCGACGGTGACACCCCCGATGACGATCGGCCTCAGGCCTCCAGCTTGCCGCCCTCGACCGCCGCCCGGTAACCCCGGACGGTGGCCGGCACGAACAGCGCTGCCAGCACCACCGCCCACAGCAGGGTCAGCAGCAGCGGCTGCCATACGTCTCCGCCGGAGGACAGCGCCCGCATGGCCGCTGCCGGCGGCGCGATCGGCTGGTACTCGGCAAGGGGGCGCAGCACCGCCGGGATGCGGTCGACCGGGATCAGCGTCGCGAATGCCAGGCCCATGCAGCCACTCTGGGTCCAGGTGAGGATCAGCCGGCCCTGTGGGCGCAGCGCGAGCGTGATGACGATGGTGGCGAAGACGAGCACGACGATCACCGGGATCAACAGGTACAGAACGAACATCAGCCAACCGCCGGTGAACCGGAAACCCATCGCGTAGGCGGCCGCGACGACGAATGCCGATCCGATGAAGGTGCGTGCCGCCTCGGCCAACAAGGCACCGGTCAGCGGCGCGGTTCGGTGCACCGGCATCATCCACATCCGGGTCAGCAGACCGCTGTCCCGGTCGTAGGGCACCGAGAGACCCGCGCCGACGGCAGCCGACATGGCCCCGGCCAGGGTGCAGACCGGGATCAGCAGATCCAGTCCGCTGTTACCGGTGATACGCACCATCGACTTGCCCACCAGCAGGCCGTAGATGACCAGCAGTCCGGTCGGGAAGAGCAGCGCCTGCAGCGGGACCATCGGGTACCGGCGCCACTGGATGAACAAGCGGCCGGCGAAGATCCAGCTCTCCGTCAGAAGCGAATGCCGGTGCTCGGGGCTCGTGGTCATGATCGCCGTCCCTGGAGTCGCACGGCGATGACACCGAAGATCACCAGCAGACCGACGCACCACGCCAGGCTGGCCGCCAGGTTGCCGGTGTCGACCGAACCGCTGGTGAAGTCACGCAAGGTCTCGGTGATCTGCGAGATCGGCTGGTACTGCACGAAGGGATGCAGCCAGGACGGGAAGGCGTCCAGCGGGGCGAGGCCGGTCGACAACAGCACCAGCAGCAACTGCGGGACGAGCAGCAGCTGGCTGGCCACCTCGGTGCGCCCGGCCTTGCTGCCGGTCGCGTCGGCGCCCAACGACAACGCCAGCGTGAGGATCAGGGACATCGCCACGAATGCGACGAAGTATCCGAGGCCGGCAGTCAGCCGGAAGCCGAACAGGTAGGCGGCCAGGAACGAGGCCGCCAGTGCCAGTATTCCGCGCACCAGGCAGTAGCTCATCCGGGCCATCAGCGGGGCGTACGGCGAGATGGGCAGCGTGCGCATCCGGGCGCCCAGTCCGCTGATCTTCTCCCAGGCCGCCCGGTCGGTGGTGGTGAGCGCACCGAACAGCATCGCCTGGACGACCACGGCCGGTAACACATACTGGGCGTAGGTCATCTCGCCGACGGCGATGATGTCGCGCAGCAGGAAGGTCAGTCCGATCAACCCGGCGATCGGTACCAGCGTGGCAAAGACCAAGTCCACCCGGCTCTTGCGCAAGATGCGGGCCGTGAGGATCGCGACCGCCGTCACGTCGTGGTGACCGGGCTGGTGAGATGCAGGAACACCTCATCGAGCGAAGGCCGGCGCAGTGAGATGTCGATGAGTTCGACACCGATCTCGTCCATCCGCCGGAACACCTCGGTCAACGTCGCCACGCCCGAGGGGGCCGGCACGGACACGGTGTTGGCGTCGGTATCGACCTCGACCTCGTCGAAATCGGAGAGCGCTGCGGCGATCCGCGGCAGGTCGTCAGGGTTCAGCGGTGTCATCTCGCAGTAGCTCGAGCCGGTCTGGCGCTTGAGTTCGTCGGCGGTGCCCTTGGCGACGATCTGACCGGCGTTGAGGATCACGATCGAATCGCTGAGGATGTCGGCTTCCTCCAGGTACTGCGTCGTCAGCAGCACCGTGATGTCCTGAGCCTTCAACGAGGACACCAGATTCCACACGTCACGGCGGCTGCGCGGGTCCAGGCCGGTGGTCGGTTCGTCCAGGAAGAGCACCTTGGGCAGGATCACCAGGGACACGGCGATGTCGATGCGCCGCCGCATGCCTCCGGAGTAGCCGACGACCTGGCGGTCGGCCGCATGGCTCATGTCGAACTGGTCGATGAGTTCGTCGGCGCGGGCACGGGCCTCGGCCCGGCGCAGACCGCGCAGCCGGCCGAACAGCACGAGGTTCTCCCGGCCGGTGAGCCGTGGATCGAGGGCGGCATCCTGACCGGTGACACCGATGTTCTGGCGCACCTTGGCGGGCTCACGGGCGACGTCGTACCCGGCAACCACCGCGGTGCCCGAACTCGGGGTCAGCAAGGTCGACAGGATCTTGACCGTCGTCGTCTTGCCTGCGCCGTTGTGCCCCAGCAACGCACACACGGACCCGGTCGGAACGGAAAAGCTCACGTCGCGCAGGGCGGGCACGCTGCCGCCGAATGTCTTGGCGACATTATTGAGCTCGATCACGGAGTCATACGATACAGCCGCCGCCCGGTATGTGAGACCTTCGGTCGCGGGTTGTCCCGGGTTGTCGCGGGGTTTCGCCGGCCCCGGGACGAGCCCCTCGCACTGTGTGCGACGACACGTCATGCGACACGCGCGGATCTGTCGGAGCGCACCAATAGACTGGCCACCCTATGAGCGCTTCGTTTGTGCACCTGCATAACCACACTGAGTATTCGATGCTCGACGGTGCCGCGAAGGTCAAGCCGATGATCGCCGAGGCCCAGCGCCTCGAGATGCCCGCGATCGGCATGACCGACCACGGGAACATGTTCGGGGCCAGCGAGTTCTACAACGTCGCCACCGACGCCGGCATCAAGCCCATCATCGGGATCGAGGCGTACATCGCCCCCGCTTCGCGGTTCGAGAAGAAGCGCGTGCAGTGGGGCGACCCCAGCCAGAAATCCGACGACGTGTCGGGCAGTGGTTCCTACACGCACATGACGATGGTCGCCGAGAACGCGACCGGGCTGCGCAACCTGTTCAAGCTGTCCTCGCTGGCCTCCTTCGAAGGACAGCTCGGCAAGTGGTCGCGGATGGACGTCGAGATCATCGCCGAGCATGCCGAGGGCATCATCGCCACCACAGGCTGCCCGTCCGGCGAGGTGCAGACCCGGCTGCGCCTCGGCCACGAACGCGAGGCGTTGGAGGCCGCGGCCAAATGGCAGGACATCTTCGGCAAGGAGAACTTCTTCCTGGAGTTGATGGACCACGGCATCGAGATCGAGCGCCGGGTCCGCGAGGGTCTGCTCGACATCGGCCAGAAGCTCGGCATCCCGCCGCTGGCCACCAATGACTGTCACTATGTGACAC
This region of Mycolicibacterium diernhoferi genomic DNA includes:
- a CDS encoding ABC transporter permease, with the protein product MTTSPEHRHSLLTESWIFAGRLFIQWRRYPMVPLQALLFPTGLLVIYGLLVGKSMVRITGNSGLDLLIPVCTLAGAMSAAVGAGLSVPYDRDSGLLTRMWMMPVHRTAPLTGALLAEAARTFIGSAFVVAAAYAMGFRFTGGWLMFVLYLLIPVIVVLVFATIVITLALRPQGRLILTWTQSGCMGLAFATLIPVDRIPAVLRPLAEYQPIAPPAAAMRALSSGGDVWQPLLLTLLWAVVLAALFVPATVRGYRAAVEGGKLEA
- a CDS encoding ABC transporter permease; this translates as MTAVAILTARILRKSRVDLVFATLVPIAGLIGLTFLLRDIIAVGEMTYAQYVLPAVVVQAMLFGALTTTDRAAWEKISGLGARMRTLPISPYAPLMARMSYCLVRGILALAASFLAAYLFGFRLTAGLGYFVAFVAMSLILTLALSLGADATGSKAGRTEVASQLLLVPQLLLVLLSTGLAPLDAFPSWLHPFVQYQPISQITETLRDFTSGSVDTGNLAASLAWCVGLLVIFGVIAVRLQGRRS
- a CDS encoding ATP-binding cassette domain-containing protein, with protein sequence MIELNNVAKTFGGSVPALRDVSFSVPTGSVCALLGHNGAGKTTTVKILSTLLTPSSGTAVVAGYDVAREPAKVRQNIGVTGQDAALDPRLTGRENLVLFGRLRGLRRAEARARADELIDQFDMSHAADRQVVGYSGGMRRRIDIAVSLVILPKVLFLDEPTTGLDPRSRRDVWNLVSSLKAQDITVLLTTQYLEEADILSDSIVILNAGQIVAKGTADELKRQTGSSYCEMTPLNPDDLPRIAAALSDFDEVEVDTDANTVSVPAPSGVATLTEVFRRMDEIGVELIDISLRRPSLDEVFLHLTSPVTTT